GAACTGGTCATTAAAACAGAAATCGTAACAAATAACACTAAAAATTCGGCACTAACCAAGGAAAGAGAAATGTCTATTTTAAGAAAACAGCTGCTGGAAGAATGTAAAAGATTAATTGCAGAGAAAAATCAGGAGAATAGCTATAAACGTTAAACCGCTCCTGATAGCAATCGGAATAAAGGATTAGAAAAAATTTAAACTCAGAATAATAAACAAATGGCAAGTTTAGAATTAATGAAAATTACGGGATATACAGACGAAGAATTTCAGAATAAATTCTCTGGAAATCCCTATGCCTTCATGATTAATCCTGATAATATCAAAATACAGAAAAGCATCGAATACAACGAACAGCAAGCTCCAGCAACAAGTTCGGCTTCTCAAAAGTACAAAAGCACTCCAAGCGATAAACTGAGTTTTGAAATGGTAATAGACTGTACCGGAATCATAGATGCCAAACGTACTGATATGTCTAAAGAAATAACCGCTTTAGAAACGATTATTTATACTTATAACGGTAAAATACATCGTCCTAATTTTGTAAAAGTGCAATGGGGACAGAATATTACCTTCAACGGAGTTCTCGATTCTATTGACATCTCCTACACCCTTTTTAAACCA
The Flavobacterium humidisoli DNA segment above includes these coding regions:
- a CDS encoding DUF5908 family protein; amino-acid sequence: MPIEIRELVIKTEIVTNNTKNSALTKEREMSILRKQLLEECKRLIAEKNQENSYKR